Part of the Acidobacteriota bacterium genome, CACTGGTAGGGGTCGCCGTTGTCGATGTAGCGCTGCGGTACGCCGTGGTAGGAGAGGACGAGCCGGTCGGGCTCTGTGTCGACCCAGGTCTCGCGGATGCTCGCGGCGAGTGACCGCAGGAAACCCGGGTCGTCGTAGTAGCTGTTGATCGTGCGCAGCTCGGGCACCCAGCGCCAGCGGCGGAGTTGCCGGGCGAGCATGTCGATCGTGGATGCCGTGGTGGCGGCCGCGTACTGCGGAAAGAGCGGGAAGAACAGGAGGCGGGTGCACCCCCTGTTGCGTAGTTCCAGGAGAGCGTTCCTGATCGACGGTTCGCCGTAGCGCATGCCGAGGGCGACGTGGAACTGTGGTCCCTTCTGGCCGGCCTGCTGCCGAAGCCTGGCGGCGATGCCCTCGACCTGACGGTTGCCGATGACGAGCAACGGCGACCCTTCCTCGGTCCAGATCTTCCCGTAGAGCCTGGCGACCCGTTGTGGCCGCGTCGTGAGCACGAAGAGATAGAGGATCGGCAGCCACTTCCAGCGCGGCACCTCGGCGATTCGGAGGTCGCTCAGGAACTGCCGGAGATAGCGGCGGAGGGCTTTCGCCGTCGGCGCCGCCGGGGTGCCGACATTGGCGAGCAGGACACCGATCGCGCGGCGATCCGCTTCCGCCGGAAGAGTAGGTTCCGGTTCGAAGAGAGAAGTGCCGGCCAACCCTGACCTCCGCGTCAGATCCAGTCGCGACGGACCAGGAAGTCGGAGACGAGACGCGCCTCCGGTGTGCCGTGCTCGGGTTCGTGGTCGTAGCGCCAGGCGGCGAGCGGCGGCAGCGACGCAAGGATGGACTCGGTGCGGGCCCTCGCCTGGAGTCCGTAGCGTGTGCCGCGGTCGTAGACCAGGTTGAACTCCACGTAGCGTCCTCTTCGGTAGAGCTGGAAATCGCGCTCGCGTTCTCCGTACGGAAGATCCTTGCGACGCTTCAGGATCGGCAGGTAAGCGGGCAGGAAGTGATCGCCGATGCTGCGGGCGAAGGCGAAGCAGCGTTCGAAGCGGTCGAGGTCCGGCGGGAGCTCGAGCCGGTTCAGATCGTCGAAGAAGAGACCGCCCACGCCGCGCATCTCCTGCCGGTGGGGGAGATAGAAGTAGTCGTCGCAGGCCGCCTTGTAGCTGCCGTAGAGATCACGGCCATACGGCGCGCAGGCCTCGGCGGCGGTACGGTGCCAATGAACGGCGTCTTCCTCGAAGCCGTAGTACGGGGTCAGATCGAAGCCGCCCCCGAACCACCAGCCTTCCTCGTCCGCCTGGGCCGCTCCGGCTGGCGGATGGGCGATGAAGAAGCGAATGTTCGCGTGACTGGTCGGCGCGTACGGGTTGCGGGGATGGACGATCAACGAGACCGAGGTCGCCTCGAAGGAACGTCCCGCCAGTTCCGGCCGTCGCTCGGTCGCGGCGAGGGGCAGGGAGTCGCCGCGCGAACGGCTGAAGTTCACGGCGGCCTTCTCGATCACTGGGCCGTCGGTGAGCACTCTGGGCCGAGCGCACCCACCCCGCTCGTTCGTCAGCTCGCGGGCGTCGAACGGGGTGCCGTCGATCTCGACCAGGGCGGCGCAGATGCGATCCTGGAGCCCGAGAAGGTACGAGGCGACCGCGCCGGCGTCGCCCTGCGCGTCCCCGGCCGCCGTCGTTTGGCCGGCGTCGGCAACTGGTGCGGGAGTCACGGTGCCGGGATCTCCGCCAGGGCTTCGCCCACGGCCGTCGCGAAACCAGCGAGCGCGTCCTCGTCGTGGGCGAGGGACAGGAAGCCGACTTCGTAGGCCGACGGGGCCAGCATGAAGCCGCGCTCGAGCAGCCCCCGGTGAAGCAGGCCGAAGATCTCCGCCGTGTTCGGGTGGAGGCGGTCGACCCGTCGCGGCAGTTCGCCATCTCCGTAGGCGAGCCAGAAGATCGAACCGCAGCGAACCGTCCGGTAGGGGTGGCCGCTCGATGCGAGCACCGGGCCGACTTCGCCTTCGAGGCGCGCTCCCAAGGCCTCCATCCGGTTCCAGCCGTCGTTTGCCGTGAGTTCGCGCAGGGTGGCGAGTCCGGCGGCGACCGCGAGCGGATTCCCGGACAGGGTCCCCGCCTGGTAGACCGGCCCCAGGGGCGAGAGCTGATCCATCAGCCGTGCCGGACCGCCGTACGCGCCGACCGGCAGGCCGCCCCCGATCACCTTTCCGAGGGTCCAGAGATCAGGCTCGATGCCGAGTTGTGCGCCGACCGTGATCCCGGGTACCCGAAAGCCGCTCAGCACCTCGTCGAGAATCAGCAGCGCTCCATGTTCGGTGCATCGGCGGCGGAGCCGCTTCAGGAATTCGGGGCGCTGCACCAGCAGGCCGTTGTTCGCGGGCAGAGGCTCGATGATCGCGGCCGCGAGTTTGCCGCCGTGACGGCGGAAGGCCTCGTCCAGCGCGTCCTCGTCGTCGAGTGGAAGCACGATCGTGTCGCGGGCGGTCGCCGCCGGGATGCCGGCACTCGATGCAATCCCGAACGTGGCGAGTCCGCTTCCAGCCTCGACGAGCAGCGCGTCGACGTGGCCGTGATAGCACCCCTCGAACTTCAGCACGAGGTCGCGGCCGGTGCAGCCTCGGGCGAGCCGGATCGCCGATTGGGTGGCCTCGGTGCCGGAGTTGACGAACCGGATCTTCTCGATGTCGGGGACGAGTTCCTTGACCATCCGCGCCAGGTCGACCTCTCCTTCGTGCGGCGCGGCGAAGGAGGTCCCGCGGGCGGCGGCTTCCCGCACTGCCTCGACGACCGCGGGATGGCTGTGTCCCAGCACCAGGGGCCCGAAGGAGCCAACGAAGTCGACGTAGCTCCTCCCGTCGACCGAGCGCATGACCGCTCCTTCGGCTTCGGCGATGAAGGGAGGCGTGCCGCCGACCGCCCGGTAGGCGCGCACCGGGCTGTTGACGCCGCCGACGAGGTGGCGCTGCGCCTCCGCCCAGAGATCCTCGCTGCTTCGTGCGGCGCTCATCCACTTTCCCTCGGGTCGCGATTCATGGCGCCCACTTCGTCGAGCCACAGGCGTTCGATGCCGGCGGCGGTCGGTTCCTGTGCGCACTTCACGTTGCCGGCTCCGGCGCTGCGGAGCGCCGCGGCTGTGGCGGCTCCGATCGCCCAGCAGCTTCCCGGCCAGTCCAGGCCGGAGGCTACAAAGGCGGAAACCGCCGATGGAGCGGTGAAGAGTACGCGGGCATGGGCCGCTTGCCAAGCTTGGGGCCAGTCGAGATCGTCGTTCGGATGCACGGTGTAGGCCTCCCAGGCCGTGACCTGGCGGCCCGCCGCCTCGAGCTCTTCGACGAGCGGCGCTCCGCCGCGGGCGGAGTGCGGCACGAACAGCGGGCAACGCGGGTCGAGCACTCTGGCCGCGTAGCGAGCGAAACCTCTGCCGCCTGAGGCCCGCGCGGCCAGGTTCGGCGGCACACCGGCCGCGAGCAGCGCGCGGGCGGTGCCTTCGCCGAGCGCGCACCACGGCAGCCGGCCCCAGGC contains:
- the hemH gene encoding ferrochelatase — its product is MAGTSLFEPEPTLPAEADRRAIGVLLANVGTPAAPTAKALRRYLRQFLSDLRIAEVPRWKWLPILYLFVLTTRPQRVARLYGKIWTEEGSPLLVIGNRQVEGIAARLRQQAGQKGPQFHVALGMRYGEPSIRNALLELRNRGCTRLLFFPLFPQYAAATTASTIDMLARQLRRWRWVPELRTINSYYDDPGFLRSLAASIRETWVDTEPDRLVLSYHGVPQRYIDNGDPYQCQCLETTRLLVHELGIDQDRVISTFQSQFGRELWIGPKTDALMRELPRAGLTRVDVACPGFSADCIETLEEIEVENRGYFEEAGGERLRYIPCLNDRPDHLDALTDLILRNTREWC
- the hemF gene encoding oxygen-dependent coproporphyrinogen oxidase: MTPAPVADAGQTTAAGDAQGDAGAVASYLLGLQDRICAALVEIDGTPFDARELTNERGGCARPRVLTDGPVIEKAAVNFSRSRGDSLPLAATERRPELAGRSFEATSVSLIVHPRNPYAPTSHANIRFFIAHPPAGAAQADEEGWWFGGGFDLTPYYGFEEDAVHWHRTAAEACAPYGRDLYGSYKAACDDYFYLPHRQEMRGVGGLFFDDLNRLELPPDLDRFERCFAFARSIGDHFLPAYLPILKRRKDLPYGERERDFQLYRRGRYVEFNLVYDRGTRYGLQARARTESILASLPPLAAWRYDHEPEHGTPEARLVSDFLVRRDWI
- a CDS encoding glutamate-1-semialdehyde 2,1-aminomutase; this encodes MSAARSSEDLWAEAQRHLVGGVNSPVRAYRAVGGTPPFIAEAEGAVMRSVDGRSYVDFVGSFGPLVLGHSHPAVVEAVREAAARGTSFAAPHEGEVDLARMVKELVPDIEKIRFVNSGTEATQSAIRLARGCTGRDLVLKFEGCYHGHVDALLVEAGSGLATFGIASSAGIPAATARDTIVLPLDDEDALDEAFRRHGGKLAAAIIEPLPANNGLLVQRPEFLKRLRRRCTEHGALLILDEVLSGFRVPGITVGAQLGIEPDLWTLGKVIGGGLPVGAYGGPARLMDQLSPLGPVYQAGTLSGNPLAVAAGLATLRELTANDGWNRMEALGARLEGEVGPVLASSGHPYRTVRCGSIFWLAYGDGELPRRVDRLHPNTAEIFGLLHRGLLERGFMLAPSAYEVGFLSLAHDEDALAGFATAVGEALAEIPAP